The proteins below come from a single Nocardioides eburneiflavus genomic window:
- a CDS encoding Rne/Rng family ribonuclease encodes MLSDDQNDQPERSESGADAPVAPTETAPAAPVVTRRTRKAPAKKAAAAPEAPADTGDTAEATDVGESAPPARRATAKKATARKAAPRKSAAKKAAAPEADAEASAAADAPAAASVDEPAAPVKKAAARKTAARKAPAKRTTAKKAAVEPAVEPVSDESGPEADSGHAVLFQAPVVTTTTRRTRKKPTPIPVEAPAADESAAPESAAVDVAGDEVAPTTSARTRGASKKAAGKKSGKKSGGRGAAAQDAADAAATEEVAEDEVTDEVAAGATDETADQTADGTAAADAGAESTDSSDDTDADADSDSDDDADTDGEGGPARRRRRRGGRRRRKSSESGGDGAESGAEAGSSEPGDDSADTSDSSGTSSDDSAESSSDANGDGNGEGTSRRRRRRRRSGDEGGDDDAPNTVTRVRKGRSAEDQITSVQGSTRLEAKKQRRREGREAGRRRAPIVSEAEFLARRESVERVMVIRQREDLIQIGVLEDKVLVEHYVARESQTSLIGNVYLGRVQNVLPSMEAAFIDIGKGRNAVLYAGEVNWQSLGHKEGQPRKIESVLSSGQMVLVQVTKDPVGHKGARLTSQVSLAGRFLVYVPDGTTSGISRKLPDTERSRLKTLLKEIVPDTAGVIVRTAAEGASEDELTRDVERLKARWEDIEKKAAHKGSGPQLLYGEPDLTLKVVRDLFTEDFSKLVIEGDDAWTTVHGYVESVAPDLVDRVEKYQRNGAGDVFATYRVEEQIQKGLDRKVWLPSGGSLIIDRTEAMTVVDVNTGKFTGSGGNLEETVTKNNLEAAEEIVRQLRLRDIGGIIVVDFIDMVLESNRDLVVRRLVECLGRDRTRHQVAEVTSLGLVQMTRKRIGTGLVEAFSESCEHCHGRGVVIKDQPVDPHTKSSDDGGEGRRGSRRRGRRGSSGEDNGGAGGSTASSTASSTARTAEPHHAPSPKDVAAMARHEKPADEAETPPEAAPAETPAETPAETPAETPAETPAETPAETPAETPDEASADTPDETPAEAPETPDEAPAEAEKPRVVTRTRRRSASRPAGPPAGVGTVPDSGAVEPGTVVVEQGADPVVEPVAEPASEPAAEAPVVEHVPIKKRGSRKR; translated from the coding sequence ATGCTCAGTGATGACCAGAACGACCAGCCCGAGCGCAGCGAGTCGGGGGCAGACGCCCCGGTGGCACCCACGGAGACGGCCCCCGCGGCTCCCGTCGTGACGCGACGTACGCGCAAGGCACCCGCCAAGAAGGCGGCCGCCGCCCCGGAGGCGCCGGCCGACACCGGTGACACCGCCGAGGCCACGGACGTCGGCGAGTCGGCGCCCCCCGCGAGGAGGGCCACCGCGAAGAAGGCCACGGCCAGGAAGGCCGCCCCGCGCAAGTCCGCCGCCAAGAAGGCCGCCGCACCCGAGGCCGACGCCGAGGCGTCCGCCGCTGCTGACGCTCCCGCGGCCGCGTCCGTCGACGAGCCTGCCGCCCCGGTCAAGAAGGCCGCCGCACGCAAGACCGCCGCGAGGAAGGCCCCGGCCAAGAGGACCACGGCCAAGAAGGCCGCCGTCGAGCCCGCCGTCGAGCCCGTCTCGGACGAGTCGGGCCCCGAGGCCGACAGCGGGCACGCCGTGCTGTTCCAGGCCCCGGTCGTGACGACGACGACCCGCCGGACCCGCAAGAAGCCGACGCCGATCCCGGTCGAGGCTCCCGCAGCGGACGAGTCGGCCGCACCCGAGTCGGCTGCGGTCGACGTGGCCGGCGACGAGGTCGCGCCCACGACGTCGGCGAGGACGAGGGGCGCGAGCAAGAAGGCCGCAGGCAAGAAGTCCGGCAAGAAGTCCGGCGGTCGCGGAGCGGCCGCCCAGGACGCCGCCGACGCTGCGGCGACCGAGGAGGTCGCCGAGGACGAGGTGACCGACGAGGTCGCCGCGGGCGCCACCGACGAGACTGCCGACCAGACCGCCGACGGCACGGCGGCCGCGGACGCCGGCGCCGAGTCCACCGATTCCTCCGACGACACCGACGCCGACGCCGACTCCGACTCGGACGACGACGCCGACACCGATGGTGAGGGCGGCCCCGCGCGGCGTCGCCGTCGCCGCGGGGGCCGCCGCCGCCGCAAGTCGTCTGAGTCCGGCGGCGACGGTGCCGAGTCCGGCGCCGAGGCCGGCTCGTCCGAGCCCGGGGACGACTCCGCGGACACGTCCGACAGCTCCGGGACCAGCTCCGACGACAGCGCCGAGAGCAGCTCCGACGCGAACGGCGACGGCAACGGCGAGGGCACCTCCCGGCGTCGCCGGCGCCGCCGCAGGTCCGGCGACGAGGGTGGCGACGACGACGCCCCCAACACCGTCACCCGGGTCCGCAAGGGACGTTCCGCCGAGGACCAGATCACCTCGGTCCAGGGCTCCACGCGCCTCGAGGCGAAGAAGCAGCGCCGCCGCGAGGGTCGTGAGGCCGGTCGCCGCCGCGCCCCGATCGTGAGCGAGGCAGAGTTCCTGGCCCGCCGCGAGTCCGTCGAGCGCGTCATGGTGATCCGCCAGCGCGAGGACCTCATCCAGATCGGCGTGCTCGAGGACAAGGTGCTCGTCGAGCACTACGTCGCACGCGAGTCGCAGACCTCGCTCATCGGCAACGTCTACCTCGGCCGCGTCCAGAACGTGCTGCCGTCCATGGAGGCCGCCTTCATCGACATCGGCAAGGGCCGCAACGCCGTGCTCTACGCCGGTGAGGTCAACTGGCAGTCGTTGGGCCACAAGGAGGGCCAGCCGCGCAAGATCGAGTCGGTCCTCTCGAGCGGGCAGATGGTCCTGGTGCAGGTCACCAAGGACCCCGTCGGGCACAAGGGCGCCCGGCTGACCAGCCAGGTCAGCCTCGCCGGCCGGTTCCTCGTCTACGTCCCGGACGGCACCACCTCCGGCATCTCCCGCAAGCTGCCCGACACCGAGCGCAGCCGCCTGAAGACCCTCCTCAAGGAGATCGTCCCCGACACCGCCGGCGTCATCGTGCGTACGGCAGCCGAGGGTGCCAGTGAGGACGAGCTGACCCGCGACGTCGAGCGGCTCAAGGCGCGCTGGGAGGACATCGAGAAGAAGGCCGCCCACAAGGGGTCCGGCCCGCAGCTGCTCTACGGGGAGCCCGACCTGACCCTCAAGGTGGTCCGCGACCTCTTCACCGAGGACTTCTCCAAGCTCGTCATCGAGGGCGACGACGCGTGGACCACCGTCCACGGCTACGTCGAGTCGGTCGCCCCGGACCTCGTCGACCGCGTCGAGAAGTACCAGCGCAACGGCGCCGGCGACGTCTTCGCGACGTACCGGGTCGAGGAGCAGATCCAGAAGGGCCTCGACCGCAAGGTCTGGCTGCCCTCGGGCGGCTCGCTGATCATCGACCGCACCGAGGCGATGACCGTCGTCGACGTCAACACCGGCAAGTTCACCGGCTCCGGCGGCAACCTGGAGGAGACGGTCACCAAGAACAACCTCGAGGCGGCCGAGGAGATCGTGCGCCAGCTCCGGCTGCGCGACATCGGCGGCATCATCGTCGTCGACTTCATCGACATGGTCCTGGAGTCCAACCGCGACCTCGTCGTGCGACGCCTCGTGGAGTGCCTGGGCCGCGACCGCACCCGCCACCAGGTCGCCGAGGTCACCTCGCTCGGACTCGTGCAGATGACCCGCAAGCGCATCGGCACCGGTCTCGTCGAGGCCTTCAGCGAGAGCTGTGAGCACTGCCACGGTCGCGGCGTCGTGATCAAGGACCAGCCGGTCGACCCCCACACGAAGTCCTCGGACGACGGCGGGGAGGGCCGGCGCGGCAGCCGCCGACGCGGGCGACGCGGCTCGTCGGGCGAGGACAACGGCGGCGCGGGAGGCTCCACCGCCAGCTCCACCGCCAGCTCCACCGCCAGGACTGCCGAGCCCCACCACGCTCCGTCACCGAAGGACGTGGCCGCGATGGCGCGCCACGAGAAGCCGGCGGACGAGGCCGAGACTCCCCCCGAGGCGGCTCCGGCCGAGACCCCGGCCGAGACCCCGGCCGAGACCCCTGCCGAGACCCCGGCCGAGACCCCGGCCGAGACCCCGGCCGAGACCCCGGCCGAGACCCCTGACGAGGCGTCCGCGGACACCCCCGACGAGACCCCCGCCGAGGCGCCCGAGACCCCCGACGAGGCCCCCGCCGAGGCTGAGAAGCCGCGCGTGGTGACACGTACGCGCCGACGGTCGGCCAGCCGGCCGGCCGGCCCGCCCGCCGGTGTCGGCACCGTGCCGGACTCGGGCGCCGTCGAGCCGGGCACGGTCGTGGTGGAGCAGGGGGCGGATCCCGTCGTCGAGCCCGTCGCCGAGCCCGCATCCGAGCCCGCCGCCGAGGCCCCGGTCGTGGAGCACGTCCCGATCAAGAAGAGGGGCTCGCGCAAGCGCTGA
- a CDS encoding TIGR03936 family radical SAM-associated protein: protein MPQQQPEQQAPPVQRLRVRYAKRGRLRFTSHRDFSRAFERAVFRARIPMAYSSGFNPHPRISYAGAAPTGSASEAEYLELALAEVVVPADVHAQLDEALPPGLDVLEVVESPGGSLSDLLEGSRWRIDLAADRDATTAAVERFLAADETLVERMTKKGMREFDARGAVVSLVVLPEDPAAGGRTSLDVVLRHGTPAVRPDDVLRGLESVAGLPAGEAPLMTRAAQGPLSDSGEVGDPLAARA from the coding sequence GTGCCCCAGCAACAGCCCGAGCAGCAGGCTCCGCCCGTCCAGCGCCTCCGGGTGCGCTACGCCAAGCGGGGTCGGCTCCGCTTCACCAGCCACCGCGACTTCAGCCGGGCCTTCGAGCGCGCGGTCTTCCGCGCCCGGATCCCGATGGCGTACTCCTCGGGCTTCAACCCCCACCCCCGGATCTCCTACGCCGGCGCCGCGCCCACCGGCTCGGCCAGCGAGGCCGAGTACCTCGAGCTGGCGCTCGCCGAGGTCGTGGTCCCGGCCGACGTCCACGCCCAGCTCGACGAGGCGCTGCCGCCGGGCCTCGACGTGCTGGAGGTCGTCGAGTCCCCGGGCGGGTCGCTGTCCGACCTGCTCGAGGGCAGCCGCTGGCGCATCGACCTCGCCGCCGACCGGGACGCCACGACCGCCGCCGTGGAGCGGTTCCTCGCCGCCGACGAGACGTTGGTGGAGCGGATGACGAAGAAGGGGATGCGCGAGTTCGACGCCCGGGGAGCGGTCGTGTCGCTCGTGGTCCTGCCCGAGGACCCGGCGGCCGGCGGGCGTACGTCGCTCGACGTGGTGCTGCGGCACGGCACCCCGGCCGTACGCCCCGACGACGTGCTGCGAGGACTCGAGTCCGTCGCGGGGCTGCCGGCCGGGGAGGCGCCGCTGATGACCCGCGCGGCCCAGGGGCCGCTCAGCGACTCCGGCGAGGTGGGCGACCCGCTGGCGGCTCGCGCATAG
- a CDS encoding glycosyltransferase family 39 protein, protein MTRTTSLRSRAASWLGVGVLVAGLVLTLVTTWRLAGEGKPLSPVDEIAHADTAFKVHRGTYPYRGADIGRPLVDTWTCYSGHQSIAWQARCGSAKAVPSRLPQPTGSHTTGYIHYPTYFVAGEGFRRAHDAVAGEARWELDTYRRFAAVVAVLGMALCAYVARRLGLGPAGQVAAAFIPVAAPSVLVYSTMVNPMSAAVLCGALVAGAGLRWLLTGRGFGWVAAATAVSAAVAVTASLPAGVLLVAVLLGLLLRLRGRRFDTPWDPRWWHAAVLAGLLVVPILAYGTVIDARATIDDATLYAPYARAGWEQVALGVWAEIFASHLPWVEDGSLVRPELGTVRTYVRAAGIGMPLLVTAMVGGGLIAGATGVLRRLDLPWRPTSATVPEGQSDGQPDREPVRVLQLAAVSALLGLLAYPPLLRLLNAVNVGIDYPVVSRYSISLAPFFVLVVLLLARDHPWFARVLAAVGVISVAAWCVSAW, encoded by the coding sequence GTGACGCGTACGACCTCCCTGCGCAGCCGCGCGGCCTCGTGGCTCGGCGTCGGCGTCCTCGTCGCCGGCCTGGTCCTCACCCTGGTCACGACGTGGCGCCTGGCCGGAGAGGGCAAGCCCCTCTCCCCCGTCGACGAGATCGCCCACGCCGACACGGCCTTCAAGGTGCACCGGGGCACCTACCCCTACCGCGGCGCCGACATCGGCCGGCCGCTCGTCGACACCTGGACCTGCTACTCCGGGCACCAGTCCATCGCGTGGCAGGCGCGGTGCGGCTCGGCGAAGGCGGTGCCGAGCCGCCTGCCGCAGCCCACGGGCTCGCACACCACCGGCTACATCCACTACCCGACCTACTTCGTGGCCGGTGAGGGGTTCCGCCGTGCCCACGACGCAGTCGCCGGCGAGGCCCGGTGGGAGCTCGACACCTACCGCCGCTTCGCCGCCGTCGTCGCCGTGCTCGGCATGGCGCTCTGCGCGTACGTCGCCAGGCGGCTGGGGCTCGGGCCGGCCGGGCAGGTGGCGGCGGCCTTCATCCCGGTCGCCGCGCCGTCGGTGCTCGTCTACTCCACGATGGTCAACCCCATGTCCGCCGCCGTGCTGTGCGGAGCGCTGGTCGCCGGTGCCGGCCTCCGGTGGCTGCTGACCGGACGCGGCTTCGGCTGGGTCGCGGCCGCCACGGCGGTCAGCGCCGCCGTCGCGGTGACGGCGTCACTGCCGGCCGGGGTGCTGCTCGTCGCCGTCCTGCTCGGCCTCCTCCTCCGGCTCCGGGGACGGCGGTTCGACACGCCGTGGGACCCGCGCTGGTGGCACGCCGCCGTCCTCGCCGGGCTGCTCGTCGTGCCGATCCTCGCCTACGGAACCGTGATCGACGCTCGCGCGACGATCGACGACGCGACGCTCTACGCGCCCTACGCCCGTGCGGGCTGGGAGCAGGTCGCGCTCGGCGTGTGGGCGGAGATCTTCGCCTCCCACCTGCCGTGGGTCGAGGACGGCAGCCTCGTGCGGCCGGAGCTGGGCACGGTGCGCACCTACGTCCGGGCGGCCGGGATCGGCATGCCGCTGCTGGTCACCGCGATGGTCGGGGGCGGCCTGATCGCCGGTGCGACGGGCGTGCTGCGCCGGCTCGACCTGCCGTGGCGTCCCACATCGGCGACGGTGCCCGAAGGGCAGTCCGACGGCCAGCCCGACCGGGAGCCCGTACGCGTGCTCCAGCTGGCGGCCGTCTCGGCCCTGCTGGGCCTGCTGGCCTATCCCCCGCTGCTCCGGCTGCTGAACGCCGTCAACGTGGGCATCGACTACCCGGTCGTCTCCCGCTACTCCATCTCCCTCGCCCCGTTCTTCGTGCTGGTGGTCCTCCTGCTCGCGCGCGACCACCCTTGGTTCGCCAGGGTCCTCGCCGCGGTCGGCGTGATCTCCGTCGCGGCCTGGTGCGTCAGCGCCTGGTGA
- a CDS encoding DegT/DnrJ/EryC1/StrS family aminotransferase: MLATRQVALGQPTVGEEEIEALREVFASGWLSGAGPTCVAFEGELAAATGTAHALATSNCGSSLHLALQVLGAGPGDEVIVADYTFPATGHSVMWTGATPRFADVRPDIGTIDVDAAAALVNERTVGIIAVDMVGQPADYDELAALCRSRGLWLLEDAACSAGATYKGRPAGSLADLAAFSFHGRKGITAGEGGALVGDDATRMDLARKLHTYGIAPAVSREGSSALAVPSFDMAGYNYRMSDVQAAMMRVQLTRLPALVAARTAAAAGYAERLGDAEGITLPVVAENRTHPYQSYLVTTDDTVDRDAVVMALRERGVGSNFGTYASHVQPVYGTQDVCPVSARLFATQFALPMHANLVADDLDYVSEQLRDVLADPAVRR, encoded by the coding sequence ATGCTCGCCACCCGTCAGGTCGCCCTCGGTCAGCCCACTGTCGGCGAGGAGGAGATCGAGGCGCTCCGCGAGGTGTTCGCGAGCGGCTGGCTCTCCGGCGCGGGCCCGACCTGCGTCGCCTTCGAGGGCGAGCTCGCCGCGGCGACCGGCACCGCCCACGCGCTCGCGACGTCCAACTGCGGCTCGTCCTTGCACCTGGCGCTCCAGGTGCTCGGCGCGGGCCCCGGCGACGAGGTGATCGTCGCCGACTACACCTTCCCCGCCACGGGCCACTCGGTGATGTGGACCGGCGCCACGCCGCGCTTCGCGGACGTCCGCCCCGACATCGGCACCATCGACGTCGACGCCGCGGCCGCCCTGGTCAACGAGCGCACGGTGGGCATCATCGCCGTCGACATGGTCGGCCAGCCCGCCGACTACGACGAGCTCGCCGCGCTCTGCCGCAGCCGTGGGCTGTGGCTGTTGGAGGACGCCGCCTGCTCGGCCGGCGCGACCTACAAGGGCCGGCCGGCCGGCAGCCTGGCCGACCTGGCCGCGTTCAGCTTCCACGGCCGCAAGGGCATCACTGCCGGCGAGGGCGGCGCGCTGGTCGGCGACGACGCCACGCGCATGGACCTGGCCCGCAAGCTGCACACCTACGGCATCGCCCCCGCCGTCAGCCGCGAGGGCTCCTCGGCTCTGGCGGTGCCGTCCTTCGACATGGCGGGCTACAACTACCGGATGTCCGACGTGCAGGCCGCCATGATGCGCGTCCAGCTCACCCGGCTCCCGGCCCTCGTCGCGGCGCGCACCGCTGCCGCCGCCGGCTACGCCGAGCGCCTCGGCGACGCCGAGGGGATCACCCTGCCGGTCGTCGCGGAGAACCGCACCCACCCCTACCAGTCCTACCTCGTGACCACCGACGACACGGTCGACCGCGACGCCGTGGTGATGGCGCTGCGCGAGCGCGGCGTCGGCAGCAACTTCGGCACGTACGCCTCCCACGTCCAGCCCGTCTACGGCACCCAGGACGTGTGCCCGGTGTCGGCCCGACTCTTCGCCACGCAGTTCGCGCTGCCGATGCACGCCAACCTGGTGGCCGACGACCTCGACTACGTCTCCGAGCAGCTGCGCGACGTCCTCGCCGACCCGGCCGTGCGCCGCTGA
- a CDS encoding UDP-N-acetylglucosamine acyltransferase yields MGNDNRIHPTAVIGPEVTLGTNNVVGPFCVLQGRVSLGDDNYLASHVVVGGAAEVRGHDMTASWEEPFDGNPVAIGSRNVFKEMVTISGGWAHETAVGDDGFFMTKAHVNHDGRIGDEVTVSAMVVTAGHVTVGDGANLGLGTVVHQRLTVPEGSMIGMQSAVTRQLPPFVVSMGVPARAARLNTYRLDRLGVAADQHEPLAAVVLHGSRDTSGLHDPLKAPVEAWLSRLEHH; encoded by the coding sequence GTGGGCAACGACAACAGGATCCACCCGACCGCGGTCATCGGCCCGGAGGTCACCCTCGGCACGAACAACGTCGTCGGACCGTTCTGCGTCCTGCAGGGCAGGGTCAGCCTCGGCGACGACAACTACCTCGCCTCGCACGTCGTGGTCGGCGGTGCCGCGGAGGTGCGCGGCCACGACATGACCGCGTCGTGGGAGGAGCCGTTCGACGGCAACCCCGTCGCCATCGGGTCGCGCAACGTCTTCAAGGAGATGGTGACGATCAGCGGTGGCTGGGCCCACGAGACCGCGGTGGGCGACGACGGCTTCTTCATGACCAAGGCCCACGTCAACCACGACGGCCGGATCGGTGACGAGGTCACCGTGTCCGCGATGGTTGTGACCGCCGGCCACGTCACCGTCGGCGACGGCGCCAACCTCGGCCTCGGCACCGTGGTGCACCAGCGCCTGACCGTGCCGGAGGGGTCGATGATCGGCATGCAGTCCGCCGTGACGCGCCAGCTGCCCCCCTTCGTCGTGAGCATGGGCGTCCCTGCCCGGGCGGCGCGGCTCAACACCTACCGGCTCGACCGCCTCGGCGTGGCCGCCGACCAGCACGAGCCGCTCGCGGCCGTCGTGCTGCACGGCTCGCGCGACACGAGCGGCCTGCACGACCCGCTCAAGGCCCCTGTCGAGGCGTGGCTCTCACGCCTCGAGCACCACTGA
- a CDS encoding DegT/DnrJ/EryC1/StrS family aminotransferase: protein MSAESLPFIPPAKPIVGDDERAAVDRVMRSGMIAQGPEVAAFEQEFGAAVAGGRTTVAVNSGTSALHLGLLAAGIGPGDEVIVPSFTFAATANSVALTGATPVFADVEPDYFCLDAESVRAAVTERTVAIMPVHLYGHPADVDALRAVADEHGLRLFEDAAQAHLATWKGAQVGSFGDFAMFSLYPTKNMTSGEGGMVSCATEEIARTVRLLRNQGMERQYANEVVGFNARMTDIHAAIGRVQLTKVEGWTKVRQENAAYLDAHLEGVVVPPVADDATHVYHQYTIKVDGDERDRIVAAMREEHQVGSGVYYPIPNHQLASLTRYAEGLELPVTQQVAREVISLPVHPSLGEADLERIVTAVNTTVRAGA from the coding sequence ATGTCCGCCGAGTCCCTCCCGTTCATCCCGCCCGCCAAGCCGATCGTCGGCGACGACGAGCGTGCCGCCGTGGACCGCGTGATGCGCTCCGGCATGATCGCCCAGGGCCCCGAGGTCGCCGCGTTCGAGCAGGAGTTCGGCGCCGCGGTGGCCGGCGGGCGTACGACCGTGGCCGTGAACTCCGGCACCTCGGCCCTCCACCTCGGCCTGCTCGCCGCCGGCATCGGGCCGGGTGACGAGGTGATCGTCCCGTCCTTCACCTTCGCCGCGACCGCCAACTCGGTCGCGCTGACCGGAGCGACGCCGGTCTTCGCCGACGTCGAGCCCGACTACTTCTGCCTCGACGCCGAGAGCGTCCGCGCCGCTGTCACCGAGCGCACCGTGGCGATCATGCCGGTGCACCTCTACGGCCACCCCGCCGACGTCGACGCGCTGCGCGCCGTCGCCGACGAGCACGGCCTGCGGCTGTTCGAGGACGCCGCCCAGGCCCACCTCGCGACGTGGAAGGGCGCCCAGGTCGGCTCCTTCGGCGACTTCGCGATGTTCAGCCTCTACCCGACCAAGAACATGACCTCGGGCGAGGGCGGCATGGTCTCCTGCGCCACCGAGGAGATCGCGCGCACGGTGCGCCTGCTGCGCAACCAGGGCATGGAGCGCCAGTACGCCAACGAGGTCGTCGGCTTCAACGCCCGGATGACCGACATCCACGCCGCCATCGGCCGCGTCCAGCTGACCAAGGTCGAGGGCTGGACCAAGGTGCGCCAGGAGAACGCGGCCTACCTCGACGCCCACCTCGAGGGTGTCGTGGTGCCGCCCGTCGCCGACGACGCGACGCACGTCTACCACCAGTACACGATCAAGGTCGACGGCGACGAGCGCGACCGCATCGTCGCCGCCATGCGCGAGGAGCACCAGGTCGGCTCGGGCGTCTACTACCCGATCCCCAACCACCAGCTCGCCTCGCTGACCCGCTACGCCGAGGGCCTCGAACTGCCGGTGACCCAGCAGGTCGCGCGCGAGGTCATCTCGCTGCCGGTCCACCCATCGCTGGGCGAGGCCGACCTCGAGCGCATCGTCACCGCCGTCAACACGACGGTGCGCGCCGGAGCCTGA
- a CDS encoding DUF7657 domain-containing protein, translating to MSESPDSPQPPESPLPDEERRTWRILGSWPDRLEVLLPLLAYTAIVLGSLSTSSLGLLSVEGTGEGADQWGTSLPIRSDEWLTQAPIDLSVLAHGTSTAPSLSQDPDLIYQISSGQVVESVLFHEGNLLRLGPWLPDEMLFSAFRAWPWLLLVLALPPLLRRMGASRPLSWLGVVLVFLAPASLWWSFMPVRIMAFAAAGSYVLWLARDRMVAGHRVVAVLQAAVAGVLLARLVTYYVPWSLTLGVPLVIATGVYLVADRVTRRQALLTVGAGALVSLAVLAGTLLENAASLSAELNTVYPGLRRVTGAAQMPSQLVGGPALFEMEDGAAPTLLNQSEISSGFLVCAFWALVVWRRAWAGATTAQRGAITTLAAATALWSAWAMFDWGLLGEHVPLLSAVLPVRAAQTVGFPATLLLVLLVSRLTGDSSRLAVAAAVTTGVVTAYGASDARRALPDLATWQVWAAVLAVSAVAYAVTRWPSRSWPVVGTLVVCLAAGIDANPVVRGVGDLRSSPAADAARALTRRAEADGTLIATNSMAANALLIANGAPTLTGNQVTGPIVSEWEKVDPDHEYENVWNRGASYLYVAFDGERDAPWVEEAAPDVIVIHAHPCWLAESDLDVGYVVATLEIPGPCVRPLRTFTWNGGPQYVYALRERG from the coding sequence GTGTCGGAGTCCCCGGATTCACCGCAGCCACCGGAATCGCCGCTCCCCGACGAGGAGCGGCGCACCTGGCGGATCCTGGGCAGCTGGCCTGATCGCCTCGAGGTGCTGCTACCGCTGCTGGCCTACACCGCGATCGTGCTCGGCAGCCTGTCCACCTCGTCGCTCGGCCTGCTGTCGGTCGAGGGCACGGGGGAGGGTGCCGACCAGTGGGGCACGTCCCTGCCCATCCGCAGCGACGAGTGGCTGACGCAGGCTCCCATCGACCTCTCGGTGCTCGCCCACGGCACGTCGACGGCCCCGTCGCTGTCGCAGGACCCCGACCTGATCTACCAGATCTCGTCCGGGCAGGTCGTGGAGTCGGTCCTCTTCCACGAGGGCAACCTGCTCCGGCTGGGCCCGTGGCTGCCCGACGAGATGCTGTTCTCGGCGTTCCGGGCGTGGCCCTGGCTGCTCCTCGTGCTCGCGCTGCCACCGCTGCTGCGCCGGATGGGCGCGTCGCGGCCCCTGTCCTGGTTGGGCGTGGTGCTCGTCTTCCTCGCCCCGGCGTCGCTGTGGTGGTCCTTCATGCCGGTGCGGATCATGGCCTTCGCGGCTGCCGGCAGCTACGTGCTCTGGCTGGCGCGCGACCGGATGGTCGCCGGGCACCGGGTGGTCGCGGTGCTCCAGGCCGCGGTTGCGGGGGTGCTGCTCGCCCGGCTGGTGACCTACTACGTGCCGTGGTCCCTCACCCTGGGCGTGCCCCTGGTGATCGCCACGGGTGTCTACCTCGTCGCGGACCGGGTCACGCGCCGCCAGGCGCTGCTGACGGTGGGCGCCGGCGCGCTCGTCTCGCTGGCCGTGCTGGCCGGCACGCTGCTCGAGAACGCGGCGTCGCTGTCGGCCGAGCTCAACACGGTCTACCCGGGCCTGCGGCGCGTCACCGGCGCGGCCCAGATGCCCTCCCAGCTCGTCGGCGGGCCGGCGCTGTTCGAGATGGAGGACGGGGCCGCGCCCACCCTGCTCAACCAGAGCGAGATCTCCTCCGGCTTCCTGGTGTGCGCCTTCTGGGCGCTGGTGGTGTGGCGGCGCGCCTGGGCGGGTGCGACCACTGCCCAGAGGGGTGCGATCACCACCCTCGCCGCGGCCACCGCGCTGTGGAGCGCGTGGGCGATGTTCGACTGGGGCCTGCTCGGCGAGCACGTCCCGCTGCTCAGCGCGGTGCTGCCGGTCCGGGCGGCACAGACGGTGGGCTTCCCGGCCACGCTCCTGCTGGTCCTGCTGGTCTCCCGCCTCACCGGGGACTCCTCGCGCCTCGCCGTGGCCGCCGCCGTCACGACGGGCGTCGTCACCGCCTACGGCGCCTCCGACGCGCGCCGCGCGCTGCCCGACCTGGCCACCTGGCAGGTCTGGGCGGCCGTGCTGGCGGTGTCGGCCGTCGCCTACGCCGTGACCCGCTGGCCGTCCCGCTCGTGGCCGGTCGTCGGCACGCTCGTCGTGTGCCTGGCCGCAGGCATCGACGCCAACCCGGTCGTACGCGGGGTCGGCGACCTGCGCAGCAGCCCGGCGGCCGACGCGGCCCGGGCCCTCACCCGCCGCGCCGAGGCGGACGGCACGCTCATCGCGACCAACTCGATGGCGGCCAACGCGCTGCTCATCGCCAACGGCGCGCCGACCCTCACCGGCAACCAGGTGACCGGCCCGATCGTGTCCGAGTGGGAGAAGGTCGACCCCGACCACGAGTACGAGAACGTGTGGAACCGCGGGGCGAGCTACCTCTACGTCGCCTTCGACGGCGAGCGCGACGCCCCGTGGGTGGAGGAGGCGGCGCCCGACGTCATCGTCATCCACGCCCACCCGTGCTGGCTGGCCGAGAGCGACCTCGACGTCGGCTACGTCGTCGCGACGCTGGAGATCCCCGGTCCGTGCGTGCGGCCGCTGCGCACCTTCACCTGGAACGGCGGCCCCCAGTACGTCTACGCCCTGCGCGAGCGCGGGTGA